CCACCAAGATCCTGTTTGATGGCAACCGTGCCGTTGGTGTAGAGTACACACAAAAAGGACAAACGAAAAGGGTAAGATGGACAGCATTACCATCACTTTTAGTATTGATTCACCATTAGTTTCTCTATTCTCTCTTCAGGTATTCGCCGATAAAGAGGTGATATTAAGCGGGGGAGCCATTAACTCCCCTCAGCTTCTCATGCTGTCTGGGGTGGGAAACGCTGATGACCTGAAACAACTCGGTATCGCTGCGGTTCAGCACTTACCAGGTAACTACaatgaggagagaaaagaaccCTGTGTGAcctcaaacacaaatacacacagatagACTGACTCAttgacaactagaatgggcactcggtagagcgcataccttcgcatatcacaaaattgggcattgaattatgaacatgttggcattagttgcatgccaattggatacaaatgtatcgtgctatggtaaagagaagatttggacctttccatgaccttgaccttgacctttgacccgatcgatcccaaaatctaatcaaatggtccccggataataaccaatcatcccaccgaatttcatgcaattcggtttaaaactttttttgttatgcgaataacacgcatacaaataaataaataaactagaacggccactcggtagagcgcataccttcgcatatcacacgattgggcattgaattatgaacatgttggcattagttgcatgccaattggatacaaattgaccgtgctatgataaaaagaagattgtgaccttgacctttgacccaattgatcccaaaatctaatcaaatggtccccggataataaccaatcatcccaccaaatgtcatgcgattcaagaagattttgaccttttcatgaccttgacctttgacccgatggatcccaaaatctaatcaaatggtccccggataataaccaatcatcccaccaaatttcatgcgattcggtttaatactttttgtgttatgagattaacacgcatacaaataaataaataaataaatacacggcgatcaaaacataaccttccgcattttcaatgcgaaggtaacaacatgaGCGGTATTCATTCCTCTCTTTatcttctcctcttgtctccgtGGTTTCTCAGGCGTTGGCAGTAACCTGCAGGATCATTTGGAGTTGTACATCCAGCAGCAGTGCACTCAGCCCATCACCCTGTACAAGGCCCAGAAACCTTTCCTCATGGTTAAGATAGGCCTGGAGTGGCTCAGTCTGTTCACTGGTAACCAAAGCACCCACACATGCATGTTGTAACGCACACATTCTCCCGAATGTTCGATAAAATAATGAGTTTCTGTACATTTCTTGCCCTGAACTTCAAGGCCTAGTACATTGAAGTTCAGTGATAGGAACTGTGTTCATATAATTCTTAAATCATCGAGATAATGAAGTTTGAagtattttggtttttttttatacGTCAACACTCTCACTTCTTTACATTCAGTTGATAATGAGTTATTTTTGTAACCTTTTTTATATACAAATTCTGGCCAGATCTGACACATTGAACCATTATCACGCAGAACGTGAGGATGAAGTCATCTGTCATTGTCACGTTTATCAGTGAAGACAGATGCTGTCTGATGACACCGTGTCCCACCGTCTCACGCACCATGACAACCGTTCCTTAGGTTACGGAGCAACAGCCCACTTGGAGAGCGGAGGGTTCATCCGCAGTCGACCACATGTCGCACACCCCGACATCCAGTTTCACTTCCTGCCCTCACAGGTCATCGACCACGGCCGAGTTGCCTCTAAGATCGAGGCgtatcaggtgtgtgtgcttaGTGCGTATGGGAGCTTTCAGGGTGGTATCGTACAGggatatgtctgtgtgtttgttatttgtAAACAGTGTTTCAGATTACATTCCCAAGAACTCCTGCACACTGTGCAACCACACAACCGTATGACTAATCAGATAAAACCCTCCCATAATTCATATGACACAAAGGAGAGTGTTTACTCTTTCATGTGTCGACTCATTCCACAGAAAACCACAATAAAAAGGCCGGAGCTTTCTAGGACTTTCCCGAGAGGTGAATCATTGACCTTAATTGTAGGCTCTTTTCCAGAGAAGGATACCTTGCAGGAAAGAGTCAAGAGATCCTGTAAACAGAGCGTGAAATTAAGCTTCTAGTGAAGTGCTACAAAAAGCTTTGTGCCAAAACCAATAACACTGGAAATGGCAGAATAACCCAGGtgaaaaataaagtttatttaatcTTATCATACTTGAGTGTACTTGAAGCCCTTCTCATCATAATTATACTTAAAGTGTGCTATTTTGTAACAACTAACTTTGtacttaatatatttaaattgggATTAAATAGTATTTAAGTACACTTTCAAGTGTAATTAGTATATTTTGTCAAGCTAAATTGTAACAAAGTATACTTAGTACAATTTAAGTACATGACTGTGTATGTGCTAATAGGCTTGCCTATAGTTcacttaaattatattttattgtattttaagtatatttgaaatatattttgagtattttacaaatatgtaaacatcacgatataaatataattatagtgTGCTAATAATATACCAATGTTACTTAAGTAACATCCATATAATACAGATGTTATTATCTGTATAACtacaaaagacaacaaacaaaTGGTCTTCATAAAGTGCGGTTactttatttcatctttttttattgagcagaaaataacaataaataatgttgttttttcctcTTCCAGTGAAATCATATCTCCTCACCGTCCGCAGTACAAATGGAAGACGTTGTGAATACAAAACAGAGACgagtgtttctgtttgtgttttagGTTCATGTTGGACCAATGAGGAGCACCAGCATCGGCTGGATGAAGCTGAAGAGCGCCAACCCTTTGGACCACCCGATCCTCCAGCCAAACTACCTCTCCAACGGTAAGATTGAGTCACTGAACTGTCCAGAGAACTTCAGCAAAGGTTTGAGATAACTCAGAGAGCACACTTTAGTTCTGAAGGTACTTTGCTTGATATTTTTGCTTCAACACTTCCCTTTTGAGGGCTGGCCATTCGTTTGCAAGGATCGTTGATATTTGAAAGAATTCTACTGTATTTGTTGTGGCTGGACAGCACACTGCTGATAATAtagctgtaacagtttagctccacgccttcctttttgtaatagttgttttcatcctgtcacaccatctcgtcaatccaactcccctcacctgcctctgatcactccctcgttagtccctcattcccttcacctggtcctcacgcccttctcacctgcagcccatcccctcattagtccctcactatttagctccctcacttccacttgtcctcggccagattgtcttgtgttttcgtgccaagttctccagcgttattagagtatattcctgacctgcctgcctaccctgacctctgattctctgccccgcccctttttcgatttgtttgcttcttcgactgatctcccggttttgccccagcctgtttccaaccaaagacagtaatctttgttactcctgtctgagtcgtgcttttgggtccactctaatagcgtcgtgacaatagccagttttttaaaaacgtgcatctcctctctcctctcagatgATGATTTGTGGGATTTCAGGGAGTGTATCAAACTCTCCAGAGAGATTTTTACCCAGAAGGCCTTCGACCCGTTCCGTGGTCCCGAAATCCAGCCTGGTCCTCAGGTCCAATCCGACGCCGACATTGACGATTTCATCCGCCAAAAAGCTGACAGCGCTTACCACCCTTCCTGCACCTGCAAGATGGGCTCGCCATCCGACCCGACGGCGGTCGTCGACTCCAGTGTGCGCGTTCTGGGGCTCGAGCGGCTGCGCGTGGTCGACTCCTCCATCATGCCCAGCATCGTCAGCGGCAACCTGAACGCTCCGACCATCATGATGGCAGAGAAGGCCGCCGACATCATCAGAGGTCGCCGTCCTCTCGTTGACCCGGGGGTTCCCGTGTACCAACCTCCGACACTCGCCACGCAGCGATCAGCAGAGGGAACGAGTTCAGGGTGAACAACGCAATGATCGCCGTATTCTGTGTTTGACCAGGAGCTGATCAATTTCAGTATTAGATGTGTAGTCACAGGCCAACAACAATTATGAAGGGTTGACCTACACGTTTTCAATTCAAAGCCATAATGATATGTTAATTTTAGCAGTTTACATGTGAAATTCTTATTTAATTTAGTCTTGGTGCTCCAGGATGGCATGAAGTGGAAACATGCTGAGCAATTGCAACTGCGTTGTGAACATGATGGTAAAGTGCTTCTTGGAAATGTTGACAGCTGTACTCGTGTAGATTCCCCTCACATCTGTGTATCAGCGGAAAGGTTTTATCAGCTGAAGCAATTCCAGTAAAATGAAGCGAACATGGAAAAGGTATTGGGCAATAGCAGAATGAACGGGAGTAATGCattattaactagaacgggcactcggtagagcgcataccttcgcataccacaagattgggcattgaattatgaacattttggcattagttgcatgccaattgaataaaaattgaccgcgctgtggtaaaaaaaagtttttgaccttttcatgactgacctgatcgatcccaaaatctaatcaaatggtccccgaataataaccaatcatcccaccaaatttcatgcgattcggtttcatacttttttagttatgagagtaacacgcatacaaataaataaatacacggcgatcaaaacattaccttccgcattttgaatgcgaaggtaattatagcTCACAGCCTGTAGTTGCCTTTTGGTTCAGGGTGGTTTGCCAGCTATTTTATCTCAGTAGCAGGACATGCAAATAATAGCTCAGCGTATCTGGCGAGTGTGGTGCTGAAAGACTCTTAGTGCAAAATATACATACAAGAGCTCTCAATTTCACTGTTTATACAATTGTTCTTATTGTATCGTGGATGTTTGCAGAGAAGCTTTTGAAGAGTATTGTTTGTATCTGATCAGATGAGACCACCTGTGCCTGTGAAGTCATCGTGTTCATGACGTGTGCTGGTTCAGTCCAGACAGGAAAGATACACGTTAAGTATATTTTAGAAACAGCCTCACTGAACAgtctttaaattaaatgtttttattataaacACTAATATCTGCTAGAATTAATAGAATTGTGTCTTACACAATCTTGCACTACTCTATTAAGTATCTTTATTACAGTGACAattattgtttacattttatgCAGTGTTGTGCTATATTACATGAATGTTTGAATCGTTTGGGTCCTAATGAAGGAAAATGATTGTTCTTATTGTGTTAgttgtaaacaaacacaagaaGCTGTTCTGACCTTGTCCTCGTGACTTTATTCAGTGATTCTTACCAAAATTATCATCAGGTTCATTGTCaagaattaaaatgtacaaaacagggttttttgttttccattggTACAAAATCTATAAGGTACTAGTACTTGTGCTACAGAGTAGATAGAGTTATATATTTTTGATTTCCATACAACAAATGGATAGAAAGCAGAAGTCATCACTTTTTATTAACACTATACAGATTCTATACATTGTCATTTCATAGATGTCTGTCAGGCAGTGGACCAGTACAAAAAATAAAGCTGTCAGCTGTTTTTGTCACTGCTTCTTCTGATAAAAGTCTAAATGTTGATGCATTTTGATACTAGTACTGTGAATAAGCAGCAGGTGAATATTTGTACTGGTGTTGCTGGCTGTCAGTTATTCTCTCTTTGATTGTATTGACTCAAAATAAACTGGACTGTACAGTCATGTTGGTCAATCATTTTGATTTGTTTCAGATGGATATGCAGCAAATCTACACATTTCTGTGTCATATGGCTTTTGAAGTCTTAAGTACTCTAAAATGCTTCTGAAAAAGTCAGTAGAATCCAAAACCGTAatatagagatttaaaaaaggtaaTTGTGTGATTCTGTTTCATTCAGACACTGAGGTGACTTGAGTCTCAGATCACTTATCAGAACTCAGAAAGTAGGTTACGATCAATTACAGCGCAAATCTATAAAAATTTGAATGTTTCACCTGATTGACTCTTTAactatatggatatatatatacatttttgtatAGTTTTGTGCAAATTCAGCCGTTGCCCCAATTGCTCTGACACCCATTTAGTTACAGAGCTaataacaatattttaaaattGTTCTTAGTTTAAGATAATTGACATGTTAGTATTTTTTAGACTCCAGCTGGGATCAAATTAACTGGTATATTCACTATTAAGTCTATGCAAGAAAACTTTTCAATATTGGCATCAACCTTCTGTCAGGAGTGATCCCTTGTTTTGGTTTGATATTTGAACAAGCCCTTTGATTGCACAGATCAAGCACGTTGCCCAACAGTATTTAaattcaggaaaaaaaagaagatttcccCACCACGACCCCAGAGTTTGTAATCGTTGCCCCAAAGACGTTGTTACAGCTGGCAGTGGTAGAGAAACACATTGTGTAGACATCTTGTACACTCACGAGTCTTGTAACAAACAtaattctaaaataaataataaataaataaaaggcaaCATGATTTCATTCCAAGAACACAAATATACAGAATTAATATATAGTCAGGAAAGTCTCCCTGCCTGTTGCggctttttaaatatacaatatgtCGAAAGTCAGGCCCTTTAGTGTCGGAGATCTTTGTAAATAATCCGACTCATCATGAAACATGCCCTCAGATTGAAATGCTGCATCGCAAGTTAAACCAATAAAAGTGATGTGGCGTTCACAGGAAGGGAAATGGCCCGGAAGCAACGCTCTCCGGGAGGCCAAGCCACGCGTGACTACAGAATGATGTCAGACTGATGACTTTCTGCTGCAGCATAATAAATGAACATGTCCTTTACAGCTGTTGGTCAGTCATGTTCTCAGGCAGTTTgtcttattttcatattttgttcTCGCATTCAAATAGCTTCAAGCAGGTCTGAGAAGAATGAGACTCCTCAGTCTTCAAGGGGCTTTGATCAAAGATAAGGGTCACGATGCAAACAAGTGTGACATGGAACGTTCCTCCGAAACCTTTTCGTCCAGGCAGCTTGAAGTGGCCGCGTTAGTCGAATGGCTGCAGATCTCTGATGTTGTtgtaaaggggggaggggatgtTTCTCTTATCAGTGTGCATGCGAGACAGAAGCATATGCCTGAGGACAAAGTCTTTTTTCAGTGATATGTGATTTCCCTTTCAAGTCAAGTACCGACCAGAAACATTTAACCCTGAAACCTGAACTTAAATCAGCctactgaaatatatatatttatttatttctatcactttttttgttatttgagTTGCAGCATGGAGGCATATTGTCATGTTAATAACCAGCATATGTTACCATGATCACTAAAGATTAAAAGCACACATTATACGTATATACAGAGACATAAAACTCCAACTGAATACAGGGAATCTTTGAATCATCGGATAACTAAAGACATTTTGCAGCACGACAGATTTTCTTTGCAAAGCCAGCTTGGCTTTTCACACGTGTAGCACGGTGACTAATTCAGTTTCATTGTCTCTTCACATCGAGTGAAGGATGCTCGATTCACGGCCTCGTTTGTACATGGTCACACAATTTTAGTCGGAGGAGCAGAAGAACGACAGGGCAACAATTATACTCTCAATATGGATGCCGACACCCACATGTTAAGCCATTGAAACAGAAAAAGACCATCATTACGATCAACTCTCAGTATTTCACTTGATCCTCAATGGATGTTGTTGTAGAAATGAATGGGAGGAGCTCTGGGTTGGCAGGTTATTCTGTTGACATAAAGGAAATAGAAAACACCGTTTGGAGAGTATCTCTAACTCCCGAGTTAGATTGATTTCCTCTGCTCTCAATATTTGCTGAATTTCTCTCAGCTCGTTCACGTCTGTTTTTCTCATATTTCCTACATTCCCATTCTGCACAGAAAGAGAAAACGAGGCACTTTGTTCTCTTGTCCCTCCATGGTCTCCATGTTCTGTCTATTGCCGGATGCTCCTGAACGGAGACATCCGCTCACTGTGGAATAGAAGTAGAAATTCAATTGAAAAAAACTCAATAATCCCGTGTGTGAGCCGCTGCTATAGCGACGTGATGCATATCATCTCATCGGTTAGGTCCTCCTCGCATTTCAGAGCCACGTACGGCTCTTCGTCGCTGTAGTCCTGGATACTGCGGTCTCTAACATGCGTGGTGGCCAGCAGGTCAGAGCTGACGCTGCCCGTTCCCCCCGCGGTGCCGTTATCCAGACTCCCGTTCAGCAGGTTGCTGGCGGCACTCTCCATCTCATCAATGGTCATCTCGCAGGCATCTGCGATTTCGTGTTTGGTTGCTGTCACAAACTTGGGGTCCCTGGCGTATTTCCCCAAACCCTCAGAGATCAACACCTGAGGACACATAATCAAAGCTGAAGAGATGGTTTTTTTATGGGTATGTTTTATACATTCACATTCAAATTTGAAAAGGGTCCCCATGGGGGTCTCAGGAAAATGTAGAAACACTATAATTTCCCTGTAATTTCTATAATTTCTGTGATCTATGAAGCTGAAATGGTCCTTTGGTTGATGCAGTGTCAGGACTTTCAGTTTCAGCTTCACAAATGCCACATTTCATGTTGCTCTCTGGTTTCACATCAACATGAAGTTCAAACGTCTTTTTTTATCCAATGAAAATCTCATCAAAGTAGTCAAAGTTGAAAATGCGTTGTACTCACAGCCTCCACCACGCTGTTGGCGCTGCCTCTCTTTTGCAGAATGTGTGAGCAGCGTTCTGCAGGAAGCTGCAGATGTGATGGAGAGCGGCTGAGGCCGGGAAGCCCGTCCTGACCGTCTGTGTACCAAGAACTCCTCGTCACTGCTCCGGGGAGGCTGCTGACGCTGCCGGGGCTGCGCCAGTCCacctgggcacacacacacacacacacacacacacacacacacactgagttatTAGTGAACCAGTCTTTGTCACTGACCGAAATGATCAGATTGATCTTCACACATCTCTGTACCCCGCAGGGAACCAGACCTGTATGAGCGGTGCGTAGCAAGGCGAGCAGCCGCGGCTGATGGGTGAGGCAGGAGGCGTGACCCAGGAGCGAAGCGACCCCGTCGGCGACAGACGGTGAATTCTGCTGGCGTCGAAACCGGCCACCGCCATGACCTGAGGTTCAATCCAATTGCACCCGACATGTTTGGGTTTGGTGAGAAAAGACAAAGCAGGTCCCTTACAGGTGCTCTGCTTACCTTTGTAACGACTGCGTTTTGTCACGATACGGTTTATTCTTTCGTCACAATATTGACAGacggaagaagaaagaggcgCGTGAGTGTACCTGCTGCTGCACCAGGTGTAGTGGAAGAGCTGTGCAGGACGGAGAGGGAGGGGCGTCATCCTGACTGCTTCTTATACGAAGACACTCAAAGCTGAATGTCGGTCTGTTGGACGCTGAGAAAGCCAACAAGAACCAAACATATGATCACGCTCTGCACTCCAACGCTGGTTACAGACAGAAAAGTTAATACAGAGACAAGTATTGCACAACGAAGTTGAACGAAGCACAAGAAAAACTCATTTCACGCACATTCATGAAATGCCTATAATAACACGTACTAATTTGATTGA
The genomic region above belongs to Pseudoliparis swirei isolate HS2019 ecotype Mariana Trench chromosome 9, NWPU_hadal_v1, whole genome shotgun sequence and contains:
- the chdh gene encoding choline dehydrogenase, mitochondrial, whose amino-acid sequence is MLSLATSGQTGARRFVTATGGRFMRDGRRSFTRLPEFAPMAKNMGRCFSRPVFHHCRCFSATGARRNTSSATANQKTPSYSYVIIGAGSAGCVLANRLSEDAHESVLLLEAGPKDMLLGNLKLSWKIHMPAALTYNLCDDKYNWNYHTLAQAHMDNRVLYWPRGRVWGGSSSLNAMVYIRGHAEDYNRWQREGAEGWDYEHCLPYFRKAQCHELGENRYRGGSGPLHVSRGKTNHPLHQAFIEAGQQAGYPFTDDINGHQQEGLGWMDMTIHKGKRWSTASAYLRPVLRRPNLKTEVRCLTTKILFDGNRAVGVEYTQKGQTKRVFADKEVILSGGAINSPQLLMLSGVGNADDLKQLGIAAVQHLPGVGSNLQDHLELYIQQQCTQPITLYKAQKPFLMVKIGLEWLSLFTGYGATAHLESGGFIRSRPHVAHPDIQFHFLPSQVIDHGRVASKIEAYQVHVGPMRSTSIGWMKLKSANPLDHPILQPNYLSNDDDLWDFRECIKLSREIFTQKAFDPFRGPEIQPGPQVQSDADIDDFIRQKADSAYHPSCTCKMGSPSDPTAVVDSSVRVLGLERLRVVDSSIMPSIVSGNLNAPTIMMAEKAADIIRGRRPLVDPGVPVYQPPTLATQRSAEGTSSG